The Brasilonema sennae CENA114 genome includes a region encoding these proteins:
- the lipA gene encoding lipoyl synthase has protein sequence MKLARIYNVQFGKRIVTVKPDWLRVKAPQWERVGNVKEILRDLTLNTVCEEASCPNIGECFKAGTATFLIMGPACTRACPYCDIDFEKKPKALDPTEPARLAEAVRRLKLNHVVITSVNRDDLPDGGASQFIRCVEAVRTISPQTTIEVLIPDLCGHWEALELIVQGQPEVLNHNTETVPRLYRRVRPQGNYERTMELLQRSRQIAPWIYTKSGIMVGLGETNEEVRQVMRDLRAVDCDILTIGQYLQPSQKHLKVDDFITPEQFAAWKAFGEELGFLQVVSSPLTRSSYHAEEVRGLMERYPRQKVIN, from the coding sequence ATGAAGCTTGCTAGGATTTACAATGTACAATTTGGGAAACGGATTGTGACTGTTAAACCAGACTGGTTGCGGGTAAAAGCGCCTCAATGGGAGCGTGTTGGTAACGTTAAAGAAATTTTGCGGGATTTAACCCTCAATACGGTTTGTGAGGAAGCGTCCTGTCCAAATATTGGTGAGTGCTTCAAAGCTGGAACCGCCACATTCCTAATTATGGGACCAGCTTGCACGCGTGCCTGTCCCTACTGCGATATTGACTTTGAAAAAAAACCCAAAGCCCTAGACCCCACGGAACCAGCACGACTGGCAGAAGCAGTACGCCGCCTGAAACTCAATCATGTGGTCATCACCTCTGTGAACCGAGATGACTTGCCAGATGGTGGGGCTTCGCAGTTTATCAGATGTGTTGAAGCTGTTCGTACTATCTCTCCCCAGACAACAATTGAGGTACTGATTCCCGATTTGTGTGGTCATTGGGAAGCGCTGGAGTTGATTGTCCAAGGACAACCAGAGGTTCTCAACCACAACACAGAAACGGTTCCTCGTTTGTATCGGCGAGTACGTCCGCAAGGAAACTATGAGCGGACAATGGAATTATTGCAACGTTCCCGTCAAATTGCTCCTTGGATTTACACCAAATCCGGTATTATGGTGGGACTTGGTGAAACGAATGAGGAAGTTCGCCAAGTCATGCGGGATTTACGAGCTGTAGATTGCGACATTTTAACTATTGGGCAATACCTCCAACCCAGCCAAAAGCATTTGAAAGTTGATGATTTTATCACCCCAGAGCAATTTGCTGCTTGGAAAGCTTTCGGTGAAGAACTCGGATTTTTACAAGTTGTTTCCTCACCCTTGACAAGAAGTTCATATCATGCTGAGGAAGTGAGG
- the rtcA gene encoding RNA 3'-terminal phosphate cyclase: MIHIDGSYGEGGGQILRTSLSLAAITGNSIGIENIRAGRSKPGLAAQHLTSVRAAAAICNARVQGDALGSMTLEFVPGSSVQAGSYTFDVSEARQGGSAGAVTLVLQTILLPLVLATGDSQVTLKGGTHVSYSPSVNYIQQVYLPTLQRMGVQVEVKLNAWGWYPQGGGEVELLVSGGSKLGGINLVERGDLQQVRGLAVVTELPSHIPQRIASRAENVLREAQLKPGVQALRAKGVAPGAGLFLTAEYENSLAGFGALGRLGLPAEKVANMACEELLKFHQTGAPVDEHLADQLLLPAALASTGSEYRVAEVSQHLTTNAWVIEKFGLARVMVDEVEKMVVVEC; this comes from the coding sequence ATGATTCACATTGACGGTTCTTACGGTGAAGGCGGCGGACAAATTCTCCGAACCTCACTGAGTCTAGCTGCTATTACTGGCAACTCAATAGGGATAGAGAACATCCGAGCTGGACGTTCAAAACCCGGACTCGCAGCACAACATCTGACATCAGTTCGTGCGGCTGCAGCAATTTGTAACGCTAGAGTGCAAGGTGATGCTTTGGGTTCGATGACGCTGGAGTTTGTTCCTGGTAGTTCCGTACAAGCGGGAAGTTATACCTTTGATGTGAGTGAAGCGCGCCAAGGTGGTTCTGCTGGTGCAGTCACTCTGGTGTTACAAACTATTCTTTTACCTTTGGTGTTAGCAACTGGTGATTCTCAGGTGACACTCAAGGGGGGAACTCATGTCAGTTATAGTCCTTCCGTAAATTACATTCAACAAGTTTACCTGCCAACATTGCAACGCATGGGTGTGCAAGTTGAAGTGAAACTGAACGCTTGGGGGTGGTATCCCCAAGGCGGGGGAGAAGTGGAACTACTTGTGAGTGGTGGTAGCAAACTTGGCGGGATCAACTTGGTGGAACGCGGCGACTTGCAACAGGTGCGGGGGTTAGCAGTTGTCACGGAACTACCTTCCCACATTCCCCAAAGAATCGCGAGTCGTGCTGAAAATGTATTGCGTGAAGCCCAATTGAAACCCGGTGTACAAGCTTTGCGAGCAAAAGGTGTCGCACCAGGGGCGGGTTTGTTTCTCACCGCTGAGTACGAAAATAGTTTAGCTGGATTTGGTGCGTTAGGGCGTCTCGGTTTGCCTGCAGAAAAAGTCGCAAATATGGCTTGCGAGGAACTGCTGAAGTTTCATCAAACAGGCGCACCTGTGGATGAACATTTGGCAGATCAATTATTATTGCCAGCAGCTTTGGCGTCAACTGGGAGTGAGTACCGAGTGGCTGAGGTGAGTCAGCATTTGACGACGAATGCTTGGGTGATTGAGAAATTTGGATTGGCGCGGGTGATGGTGGATGAGGTGGAGAAGATGGTGGTGGTGGAGTGTTAA
- a CDS encoding toll/interleukin-1 receptor domain-containing protein — protein sequence MSSTKAIKVFYCCSDSDKDEKLRNELEKHLMILEWQGIITTWDKRMIRAGEEWENEIYTQLMTADIILPLISSDFIASHDNWNILAKLAMERHKARQACVIPIRLRPVDNYWKVAFPNVKALPNDDRSVTDWKPYDRAFKSIAEDIRKVVEQRTGSRFPIQNSLQEIGAGVIPIARIFLNLTSATVNLATATFSSFPRKAKYRRRNRAKLILIAKPIIFIAIASVFLPQLPNLLGIFSLESNSTLNSTQQVTPIGWTEIGLVNNTSKGLIFGDDLLQTADNQIIDNLLVPAPGGVVTIKRKVDLREKKSSSSSLLYELQPGEKLKIIKLDLLEETSPNSPHRQVWAQVGRCNQTCH from the coding sequence ATGTCGTCTACCAAAGCTATTAAAGTCTTTTATTGTTGCTCTGATTCTGACAAAGACGAAAAACTACGGAATGAACTAGAAAAGCACCTGATGATTTTGGAGTGGCAGGGCATAATCACGACATGGGACAAGCGCATGATTCGTGCAGGAGAAGAATGGGAGAATGAAATATACACACAGTTAATGACAGCCGATATAATTCTGCCGCTGATTAGTTCGGACTTTATAGCTTCGCATGATAACTGGAACATTTTGGCAAAGCTGGCTATGGAAAGGCATAAAGCTCGACAAGCCTGTGTTATCCCTATTCGACTCCGTCCAGTTGATAATTATTGGAAGGTTGCATTCCCTAACGTCAAAGCCTTACCTAACGATGACAGATCTGTTACTGATTGGAAGCCTTATGATAGAGCTTTTAAGAGTATTGCAGAAGATATTCGGAAGGTAGTTGAGCAACGAACTGGTTCTCGGTTTCCTATTCAAAACTCTCTTCAGGAAATTGGAGCAGGTGTAATACCTATTGCAAGGATTTTTTTAAACTTGACAAGTGCGACTGTAAATCTGGCAACTGCAACTTTTTCTTCCTTCCCTAGGAAAGCCAAGTATCGTAGGCGGAATAGGGCAAAACTGATACTGATTGCTAAGCCTATTATCTTTATAGCAATTGCAAGCGTTTTTCTTCCTCAACTACCTAATTTATTAGGAATTTTTTCATTAGAATCTAATTCAACTCTAAACTCAACACAACAAGTTACTCCAATTGGCTGGACAGAGATTGGTCTAGTTAATAATACCTCAAAGGGTTTAATTTTTGGAGATGACCTGCTTCAAACTGCAGATAATCAGATAATTGATAACCTTTTGGTTCCAGCACCAGGAGGAGTAGTTACTATTAAACGCAAGGTGGATTTAAGAGAAAAAAAATCCTCGTCATCATCACTGCTATATGAGCTTCAGCCGGGAGAAAAGTTAAAGATCATCAAACTAGACCTTTTAGAGGAGACTAGTCCGAATTCACCTCACAGGCAAGTTTGGGCACAAGTTGGTAGGTGTAATCAAACTTGTCATTAG
- a CDS encoding dicarboxylate/amino acid:cation symporter codes for MNETDSIDNLEAKSRPWWKRIPLTLQIVIALILAVVLGVALGAGNPSPANKTFIETLAIPAELILKALRALATPLILMAVLHTFLTTNIPGTAGRRLAVLLFTNTTVAIVIGLFVANVLRPGTWGSLTASGSGQTATKNFDPWGLLKDAVPEAVLQPLVNNNVIQLIVIALSFAIVLRAIKSEQLAQGKRGYQAIEDIVGILFESIIRILHWVIALVPLAVFGIVGKTVAEKGFEPFKSLGAFVIAVLVGLTLQACYYLTRVKFGSWVNPINFLRGGSDAFLTAFSTDSSVATMPITFEALQHKIGLRESSASLGALVGSNFNNDGTALYEATSALFISQVLGLHLNIGQQFVVILTSIFASVGAAGIPEAGLVTMTLVFTSVGLPTQYIALLITVDWFLDRCRTVINVMGDMTVSALLDGKKPRSVDEA; via the coding sequence ATGAACGAAACAGACAGCATCGATAACCTTGAAGCTAAATCTCGCCCCTGGTGGAAACGTATTCCCCTGACTTTACAAATTGTCATCGCGCTTATTCTGGCAGTTGTGTTGGGTGTTGCATTGGGTGCAGGAAACCCCAGCCCAGCAAATAAAACCTTCATAGAAACTTTAGCAATTCCGGCTGAATTGATATTAAAGGCTCTCCGCGCCCTTGCGACGCCGTTGATTTTGATGGCAGTATTGCATACCTTCTTGACAACTAATATTCCCGGCACAGCGGGACGGCGTTTAGCGGTGCTGCTGTTTACTAACACGACAGTCGCGATTGTGATTGGGCTTTTTGTGGCAAATGTCCTGCGTCCTGGTACATGGGGAAGTTTGACTGCTTCGGGAAGTGGACAAACAGCCACGAAAAATTTTGATCCCTGGGGACTGTTGAAAGATGCTGTACCAGAAGCAGTCCTTCAGCCTTTGGTTAATAATAATGTTATCCAGCTTATTGTTATTGCTCTTTCGTTTGCGATCGTTTTGCGGGCAATAAAATCAGAACAACTTGCCCAAGGTAAGAGAGGATACCAGGCGATAGAGGATATAGTTGGCATTTTGTTTGAGTCTATCATCCGCATCCTCCACTGGGTGATTGCCTTGGTGCCATTAGCAGTTTTTGGAATTGTAGGTAAAACTGTTGCTGAAAAAGGTTTTGAACCGTTTAAATCTCTGGGCGCGTTTGTGATAGCGGTACTGGTGGGGTTGACGTTGCAAGCTTGCTACTACCTGACGAGAGTGAAATTTGGTTCTTGGGTGAACCCAATAAACTTTTTGCGTGGCGGTTCTGATGCCTTTTTAACAGCTTTCTCAACTGACTCCTCTGTGGCGACAATGCCTATTACCTTTGAGGCTTTGCAGCACAAAATTGGTTTACGAGAATCCTCTGCTTCTTTGGGGGCGTTAGTTGGCTCAAATTTCAACAATGATGGCACAGCGCTTTATGAGGCAACATCTGCGTTGTTTATCTCCCAAGTACTTGGGCTACATCTGAATATTGGGCAGCAGTTTGTTGTCATTCTGACGTCGATTTTTGCGTCAGTGGGTGCAGCGGGTATCCCAGAAGCTGGGTTAGTCACGATGACACTGGTGTTTACTTCCGTTGGCTTGCCCACACAGTATATTGCTTTGTTGATCACAGTGGATTGGTTTTTGGATCGCTGTCGTACTGTGATCAATGTTATGGGAGATATGACTGTGAGTGCCTTACTGGATGGGAAAAAGCCGCGCTCTGTTGATGAGGCGTAA
- a CDS encoding 4,5-dihydroxyphthalate decarboxylase produces the protein MADLKLDIAFWNYDRTRALADGTVKIEGVDATYHSAPIVTEIFQGMIGERKFDVSELGMTYFLRTFEGPESPFVAIPVFPNRAFRHSAIYINKASGIERPEDLNGKTIGELALYSHDAGIMPKGMLSDEHGFKPETCRWVIGGLDWPLKPIDFVPHTHPVNVEVTDIPKGKELGAMLETGELDALISADVPKCILENSPKVTRLFPDYPTVEREYYKRTGIFPIMHTVVIRKDILAQHPGLAQSVYRGFWQAKKAAEEEYKHGMIFNNMGTMFPWFSKLITDDRAVIGEDWWPYGIEANRKAIDAVLRYHFEQGITNRLFKIEDIFVSELLTA, from the coding sequence ATGGCAGATCTAAAGCTTGACATTGCATTTTGGAACTATGACCGCACCCGTGCTCTGGCAGATGGCACGGTGAAAATCGAGGGTGTCGATGCCACGTATCACAGCGCCCCGATCGTGACAGAAATTTTCCAAGGCATGATTGGGGAACGGAAATTCGATGTCTCCGAATTGGGCATGACGTACTTCCTGCGCACATTTGAGGGCCCAGAGTCGCCATTCGTTGCGATTCCCGTCTTTCCCAATCGAGCGTTTCGGCATTCCGCGATTTACATCAACAAGGCGAGCGGTATCGAGAGGCCTGAAGACCTTAACGGTAAAACCATCGGCGAACTCGCTCTCTACAGCCACGATGCAGGCATCATGCCGAAGGGGATGCTGTCGGATGAGCACGGGTTCAAACCCGAGACGTGCCGCTGGGTTATCGGCGGACTCGACTGGCCGTTGAAGCCGATTGACTTCGTTCCGCATACGCATCCGGTAAATGTCGAGGTGACGGACATTCCAAAGGGCAAAGAGTTGGGTGCCATGCTTGAAACTGGCGAACTCGATGCGCTGATTTCAGCGGATGTGCCGAAGTGCATCCTTGAGAACTCACCCAAAGTGACGCGCCTCTTTCCTGACTACCCAACGGTGGAGCGCGAGTATTACAAGCGCACGGGCATTTTCCCGATCATGCACACCGTGGTCATCCGCAAGGACATTCTCGCGCAGCATCCCGGATTGGCACAGTCAGTGTATAGGGGCTTCTGGCAAGCCAAGAAGGCTGCGGAGGAAGAGTACAAGCACGGCATGATCTTCAACAACATGGGCACGATGTTCCCGTGGTTCAGCAAACTGATCACAGACGATCGTGCTGTGATCGGTGAAGACTGGTGGCCATACGGGATCGAGGCGAACCGGAAAGCTATTGATGCTGTGCTTCGCTACCACTTCGAGCAGGGCATCACCAATCGCCTCTTCAAGATCGAGGATATCTTCGTGTCGGAGCTGCTCACCGCATAG
- a CDS encoding zinc-binding dehydrogenase: MFAVQFAKWKGAHVIGTTSAANIEFVKSLGVDQAIDYKATPFGA, encoded by the coding sequence ATGTTCGCGGTGCAGTTTGCCAAATGGAAAGGGGCACACGTGATTGGAACGACCTCAGCTGCGAATATAGAATTTGTTAAATCTCTGGGCGTAGATCAAGCGATCGACTACAAAGCTACACCTTTTGGCGCTTAG
- a CDS encoding NmrA family NAD(P)-binding protein, with protein sequence MNFNTDKIALVVGAAGHFAGLTVPALHKRGIRVRGFVRTTDQGEVALRNGASEIALGDLQDSQSVQTALRGTEAVFYIAPQFSRNEADIGVNFVKLCKEAGVHRIVFSSILHPTITSLQIHSAKGPVEAAIIESGLEFVILQLAMFYQDISLSWPSIIQSGIFAEPFSPTAKLARVDYRDVADVVAIALTEDRLTNGTFELCAEGYYNRQDVASIMSDCLGRQIKADTVTFEEWVELTKPKPDDIEPESEMYAYYGKYGSPGNSFVLRSILGREPRTIKQFVCDLIDGVATVAS encoded by the coding sequence ATGAATTTTAATACAGACAAGATCGCCCTTGTGGTGGGAGCTGCAGGCCATTTTGCTGGGCTTACCGTTCCTGCACTGCATAAACGAGGTATCCGTGTTCGCGGTTTTGTCCGGACAACAGACCAAGGAGAGGTGGCACTTCGCAATGGAGCTTCCGAAATCGCATTAGGAGATCTCCAAGACAGCCAAAGCGTGCAGACCGCGTTGCGTGGAACGGAAGCGGTTTTCTACATTGCACCCCAGTTTAGTCGAAATGAAGCTGACATCGGAGTAAATTTTGTAAAATTATGCAAAGAGGCTGGCGTGCACCGCATCGTTTTTTCGTCAATTCTGCACCCAACAATTACCTCATTGCAGATACACTCCGCAAAAGGTCCTGTTGAGGCTGCAATTATTGAGTCCGGTCTAGAATTTGTAATTTTGCAACTAGCTATGTTCTATCAAGACATCAGCCTATCATGGCCTAGTATTATACAATCTGGCATTTTTGCCGAGCCGTTCTCCCCTACTGCAAAGCTCGCGCGGGTTGACTATCGAGACGTAGCGGATGTCGTCGCAATCGCCTTGACCGAGGACCGTCTTACAAACGGGACATTTGAACTTTGTGCGGAAGGATATTACAACCGACAAGATGTGGCATCGATAATGAGCGATTGTCTTGGGCGTCAGATCAAGGCTGACACTGTAACATTTGAGGAATGGGTTGAGTTGACCAAACCAAAGCCCGACGACATAGAACCTGAAAGCGAAATGTACGCGTACTACGGAAAGTATGGATCTCCGGGAAATTCATTTGTCCTGCGAAGTATATTAGGTCGGGAGCCACGCACCATAAAACAGTTTGTCTGCGACCTAATCGACGGAGTCGCCACCGTTGCTTCATGA
- a CDS encoding Nif11-like leader peptide family natural product precursor — MAQAPINQFFAAIRQNQALKTQCQAAGDIQTCVNLAEAQGYLFTAEELQAELSKLSKEEVAELVNPGIAPRLHIEPH; from the coding sequence ATGGCTCAAGCACCGATCAACCAATTTTTTGCAGCTATTAGACAAAATCAAGCGTTAAAGACACAGTGTCAAGCTGCAGGCGATATACAAACCTGCGTCAACCTTGCAGAAGCACAAGGCTATCTCTTCACGGCTGAAGAATTGCAGGCTGAGTTGAGCAAATTATCAAAAGAAGAGGTGGCAGAATTGGTCAATCCAGGAATAGCCCCTCGACTACATATTGAGCCGCACTGA
- a CDS encoding alpha/beta hydrolase yields MLKSNAFSTKESAFEIARSLPNQQRHEAIVAKQWRETMQSDSKKLKHNNADAVEIRHPLTEKDGETVAVMRTEAASSKGKLSGSDARGAFDEIQEKTPDASGVSYEQGTVGGVPGVWCHPQNPRPGVAILYLHGGAYVQGSAHAYRHLAGQVAVRTSVSTFVADYRLAPEHPFPAALDDAKAAYRGLVEQGTQKIAIVGDSAGGGLALVLLAIAQSDALARGSVAPSAAVVMSPWTDLALTGLSLQDHADDDPLLTREVLSMASASYLNGHEPNDPLVSPLYGSFTDLPSIQIHVGTSEVLLDDTRRYAKRAHAEEVDVTAHVWEGMTHVFPGNVGTLNAAEAALGMIATFLKSKTNP; encoded by the coding sequence TTGCTGAAAAGTAATGCTTTTTCCACGAAGGAATCTGCCTTTGAGATAGCTAGATCATTACCAAATCAGCAACGCCATGAAGCAATTGTTGCCAAGCAATGGAGAGAAACGATGCAGTCCGACAGTAAGAAGCTTAAACACAACAATGCTGATGCAGTCGAGATCCGCCATCCGCTCACCGAAAAGGATGGCGAGACCGTCGCTGTGATGCGGACGGAGGCTGCTTCCTCCAAAGGCAAGTTGAGCGGATCGGATGCTCGCGGTGCCTTCGACGAGATCCAGGAGAAAACCCCGGACGCGTCGGGTGTCAGCTACGAGCAGGGTACAGTCGGGGGTGTGCCAGGCGTTTGGTGCCACCCGCAGAACCCACGTCCGGGCGTCGCCATCCTCTATCTTCACGGAGGAGCCTATGTGCAAGGTTCGGCACACGCCTATCGGCATCTCGCCGGTCAGGTCGCTGTGCGCACGAGCGTATCCACGTTCGTCGCGGACTACAGACTCGCGCCAGAACACCCCTTCCCAGCCGCCTTGGACGATGCGAAGGCGGCTTATCGCGGACTCGTCGAACAGGGCACCCAGAAGATCGCGATCGTCGGTGACTCAGCGGGTGGTGGTTTGGCTCTCGTCCTGCTGGCGATCGCACAATCCGATGCTCTTGCACGCGGTAGCGTCGCTCCTTCCGCTGCCGTTGTGATGTCGCCCTGGACAGACCTGGCTTTGACAGGACTGAGTTTACAGGATCACGCAGACGACGATCCACTGTTGACGAGAGAGGTGCTGTCAATGGCTAGCGCGAGCTACCTGAACGGGCACGAGCCAAACGATCCTCTGGTCTCGCCGCTTTACGGCAGTTTCACTGACCTGCCTTCGATTCAAATTCACGTCGGAACGAGTGAGGTGCTTCTCGATGACACGCGCCGCTATGCCAAGCGTGCCCATGCCGAGGAGGTCGATGTGACGGCTCACGTGTGGGAGGGAATGACGCACGTCTTTCCGGGGAACGTCGGAACACTGAACGCAGCGGAGGCGGCTTTGGGCATGATAGCTACCTTCCTAAAGAGCAAGACTAATCCGTAA
- a CDS encoding SDR family NAD(P)-dependent oxidoreductase — protein MATTQPQTNQLMRDRVVLVTGASRGIGAATAKLLGRHGAAVGVNYYTNEVAAQEVVDEITSSGGKALPVKADVRDHQQVEAMVQQVVEAFGSIDTLVANANAAFFASSFIDTPWEDFEAKLLGELKGTFFPCKAVVPSMIEQKRGCIVVVSSGASRTPSEGLSAHSTAKSGLDAFVKSLALELGPYGIRANIVSPGLTLTDATQWLPQEQKDASAQQVPLRRNGLPEDIASAILLLASEQANFITGAYLPVSGGVQML, from the coding sequence ATGGCTACAACACAACCTCAAACCAACCAACTAATGCGCGATCGCGTCGTTCTCGTTACAGGTGCCAGTCGTGGGATTGGTGCTGCAACCGCTAAGCTGCTCGGTCGTCACGGGGCTGCTGTTGGAGTTAACTACTACACCAACGAAGTAGCCGCTCAGGAAGTCGTGGATGAAATTACATCAAGCGGGGGCAAAGCACTGCCAGTCAAAGCGGATGTCAGAGATCACCAGCAGGTTGAAGCAATGGTGCAACAGGTTGTAGAGGCATTTGGTTCGATTGATACCCTCGTAGCTAACGCCAATGCTGCCTTTTTTGCATCCTCGTTTATCGATACTCCCTGGGAAGATTTTGAAGCCAAATTGCTCGGTGAACTCAAAGGTACTTTTTTTCCTTGCAAAGCAGTTGTTCCATCAATGATTGAACAAAAACGCGGTTGCATTGTTGTCGTTAGCAGTGGCGCATCTCGAACCCCCAGTGAAGGGCTGTCTGCCCACAGCACAGCAAAATCTGGACTCGATGCGTTTGTCAAAAGCTTGGCGTTAGAACTCGGTCCCTATGGTATTCGGGCTAATATCGTCTCTCCTGGCTTGACCCTAACGGATGCCACGCAATGGCTACCGCAGGAGCAGAAAGACGCTTCTGCCCAACAGGTTCCCCTCCGACGCAACGGACTGCCGGAAGATATTGCCAGCGCAATCCTGTTATTAGCCTCTGAGCAAGCAAACTTTATCACCGGGGCTTATTTGCCTGTCAGTGGTGGTGTGCAAATGCTTTGA
- a CDS encoding muconolactone Delta-isomerase family protein, with protein MQYLVIFTPKQKFETDGMPSDFQKRELEEQAQAQVLYAEGGLRQVWALDTKNRGAAVLFEAESPEHLQKMIDSFPLIKVDYADYQILPLAPYPAFAKKS; from the coding sequence ATGCAATATCTTGTTATCTTCACGCCCAAACAGAAATTCGAGACTGATGGAATGCCCTCTGACTTCCAGAAACGGGAACTCGAAGAGCAGGCGCAAGCGCAAGTCCTTTACGCGGAGGGAGGTCTCCGTCAAGTGTGGGCGCTGGACACGAAAAACCGCGGCGCAGCCGTTCTCTTTGAAGCGGAGTCACCGGAGCATCTGCAAAAGATGATCGATAGTTTTCCACTGATTAAGGTTGATTACGCTGACTACCAGATCTTACCGCTCGCGCCGTATCCAGCATTTGCGAAGAAGTCCTGA
- a CDS encoding SgcJ/EcaC family oxidoreductase has product MSTTETSAKDEAAIKAVMTTFAEAWNAKDAEHLATLFAEDIDFVDVLGRWYKGRTEAKQGHAQALASFLSDNQMTITDTQIKFLTPDVAVAHTTWETTGQKSPDEVHRIENIGVWTAVTTRKENTWQITAFHNTGTVPLSD; this is encoded by the coding sequence ATGTCTACAACAGAAACCAGTGCAAAGGATGAAGCGGCAATCAAAGCAGTGATGACAACGTTTGCCGAGGCGTGGAACGCTAAAGATGCGGAGCACTTGGCGACGTTGTTTGCCGAGGATATCGATTTCGTGGACGTCCTAGGTCGTTGGTATAAAGGGCGAACCGAGGCGAAACAAGGACACGCGCAGGCGCTGGCGTCGTTCTTAAGCGATAACCAGATGACTATTACTGACACCCAAATTAAATTCCTGACCCCGGATGTGGCAGTCGCACATACCACTTGGGAAACTACTGGACAGAAGAGTCCTGATGAAGTACATCGAATAGAAAATATAGGTGTCTGGACAGCCGTAACAACCCGCAAGGAGAACACCTGGCAGATTACCGCTTTCCACAACACAGGGACTGTGCCACTTTCTGACTGA
- a CDS encoding NAD(P)-dependent oxidoreductase, with translation MKVLVIGAAGKTGRAVVEQAVSAGHQVTAFVHKADEYEVSDVRVIEGDATDSATMDAAVLGQDAVLDTIGGKTPYKETTLESSAANTIITAMQRNDVRRLVVTSMIGEGDSEANTTFYERLLVSTFLRGADKDKAAMESAVESSGLDWVILRPAILTDDPAKGNVRVFDPETGEKAHKITRADLADFMLAQLSSNEYLHQAVTIANS, from the coding sequence ATGAAAGTCCTCGTCATAGGAGCCGCCGGCAAGACCGGTAGAGCTGTAGTCGAACAGGCTGTGTCCGCTGGACACCAGGTCACGGCCTTCGTTCACAAAGCTGACGAATACGAAGTCTCGGATGTTCGCGTCATCGAAGGGGATGCTACCGACAGTGCCACAATGGACGCAGCAGTTCTCGGTCAAGACGCGGTGCTTGACACGATCGGCGGCAAAACACCTTACAAGGAAACCACGCTCGAATCGAGTGCCGCCAACACAATCATCACTGCCATGCAGCGAAACGATGTACGCCGTCTGGTGGTAACTTCCATGATTGGCGAAGGGGATAGTGAGGCGAATACCACCTTTTATGAGCGCTTACTTGTTTCCACCTTTTTGCGCGGTGCGGACAAGGACAAAGCGGCAATGGAGTCTGCTGTCGAATCGAGCGGTCTGGACTGGGTGATTCTTCGCCCAGCCATCCTCACCGACGACCCCGCCAAGGGGAACGTTCGAGTCTTCGATCCCGAAACGGGCGAGAAGGCGCATAAGATTACCCGTGCCGATCTGGCTGACTTCATGCTTGCCCAGCTTTCCAGTAACGAATACCTCCATCAAGCCGTGACGATCGCAAATAGCTAA
- a CDS encoding muconolactone Delta-isomerase family protein has product MQYLVIFTPKQKIGSAEMPSDFPQLLRGEEARAKDLYMEGLLRQSWVLGERDHGAAVLFEAESPEHLQEIIASFPLIKADYSNTQVFPLAPDPAFAEKS; this is encoded by the coding sequence ATGCAATATCTTGTGATCTTCACACCGAAACAAAAAATTGGAAGCGCTGAAATGCCCTCTGACTTCCCGCAATTGTTACGCGGGGAAGAGGCGCGAGCGAAAGATCTCTACATGGAAGGACTTCTGCGTCAATCGTGGGTGCTGGGCGAGAGAGACCACGGTGCAGCCGTTCTCTTTGAAGCGGAGTCACCAGAGCATCTGCAAGAGATCATCGCCAGCTTTCCACTGATCAAAGCTGACTACTCTAACACCCAGGTCTTCCCGCTCGCGCCAGATCCAGCATTCGCAGAGAAGTCCTGA